A window of the Lactuca sativa cultivar Salinas chromosome 5, Lsat_Salinas_v11, whole genome shotgun sequence genome harbors these coding sequences:
- the LOC111919905 gene encoding omega-amidase, chloroplastic — MRSGSIAFLSTTLPSYTSPVNLKTLRSSAVVVATPLGHRLSLLRNFRVPQTDRKVNKISPGHNLFSVTTTRTLTRVSASSMASSFSPEKARVPPAIDTPIPPISKFKIGLCQLSVTADKERNIAHARVAIEEAAEKGAKLVLLPEIWNSPYSNDSFPVYAEDIDAGKDSSPSTAMLSEAARSLKITIVGGSIPERCGDKLYNTCCVFDTDGNLIAKHRKIHLFDINIPGKITFEESKTLTAGETPTVVDTDVGRIGIGICYDIRFQELAMLYAARGAHLLCYPGAFNMTTGPLHWELLQRARAVDNQLYVATCSPARDAESGGYVAWGHSTLVGPFGEVLATTEHDEATIISEIDYSLMDLRRTNLPLQKQRRGDLYNLVDVQRFNSQ, encoded by the exons ATGAGAAGTGGATCAATTGCGTTCTTGTCCACAACTCTGCCTTCATATACTTCGCCTGTAAATCTCAAAACTCTCCGATCATCGGCTGTTGTCGTAGCTACGCCGCTCGGCCACCGTCTATCTTTACTACGCAACTTCCGGGTTCCGCAAACTGATAGAAAAGTCAACAAAATCAGCCCTGGTCACAATCTATTCAGCGTTACCACTACACGTACGCTCACTCGCGTCTCAGCATCATCCATGGCGTCTTCTTTTAGCCCCGAGAAAGCTAGGGTTCCTCCTGCTATCGATACGCCAATTCCTCCAATCTCCAAG TTCAAGATTGGACTATGTCAATTGTCTGTTACTGCAGACAAGGAGAGGAACATTGCCCATGCCCGTGTAGCAATCGAGGAGGCAGCTGAAAAGGGTGCCAAACTTGTTCTTCTACCT GAAATATGGAATAGTCCATATTCAAACGATAGCTTCCCTGTGTATGCTGAAGACATTGATGCTGGGAAAGACTCATCTCCTTCAACAGCAATGTTGTCTGAAGCTGCTCGTTCTTTGAAGATCACAATAGTTGGTGGATCCATTCCAGAAAGATGTGGTGACAAGCTTTACAATACTTGTTGTGTTTTCGATACTGATGGAAACCTGATAGCTAAACACagaaag ATACACCTTTTTGATATCAATATTCCTGGAAAAATTACATTTGAGGAATCAAAGACTCTTACTGCTGGAGAAACTCCTACTGTTGTTGACACAg ATGTTGGACGCATAGGTATAGGCATCTGCTATGACATTCGATTTCAGGAACTAGCCATGCTATATGCAGCTAGAG GTGCTCACCTACTTTGTTATCCTGGGGCATTCAACATGACTACTGGTCCATTGCACTGGGAGTTATTACAAAGGGCAag GGCTGTGGATAATCAG TTATATGTAGCAACTTGCTCTCCTGCTCGAGATGCTGAGTCTGGTGGCTATGTGGCATGGGGCCATTCCACCCTTGTGGGACCC TTTGGAGAGGTATTGGCTACTACAGAACATGATGAGGCAACAATTATATCAGAGATTGATTATTCACTTATGGACCTAAGGAG GACAAATCTCCCGCTACAGAAGCAACGTCGTGGTGACCTCTACAACTTGGTTGATGTTCAAAGGTTTAATTCTCAGTAA